From a single Sorghum bicolor cultivar BTx623 chromosome 5, Sorghum_bicolor_NCBIv3, whole genome shotgun sequence genomic region:
- the LOC110435369 gene encoding uncharacterized protein LOC110435369 produces the protein MCDSWTGPSGMAIINFMVYCNARMFFVKSIDVSGHKQSANFIHREIRKVVENISPELVVQIVTNNGANYKKACEKLIEEEKYKHIFWQPCAAHTINLMLKDIGKFRKVANVVASAKIICRFMYNHNRLHDEMKKKIGGELIRPNATRFGTVFMFLQSFLDKKENLRAWMVSQDWKESDWKDDEYYEYTEACLTSSTWWSALKWVVDALKPLYLVLRYADTQKSCTLSGFKPRMMAAIQAMEVQLGIGSRQFVRFMSKVTRRVNNMEKNTIMVACIATTTQFH, from the exons ATGTGTGACTCATGGACAGGACCTTCTGGCATGGCCATCATCAACTTCATGGTGTATTGTAATGCACGCATGTTCTTCGTGAAGTCAATTGATGTATCTGGCCACAAGCAAAGTGCTA ATTTTATACATCGGGAAATTAGAAAGGTAGTTGAGAATATTAGCCCTGAATTAGTAGTTCAAATTGTCACGAACAATGGGGCAAATTACAAGAAAGCATGTGAGAAGCTGATTGAGGaagagaaatacaagcataTTTTCTGGCAGCCATGTGCAGCTCACACTATCAATCTCATGTTGAAGGACATTGGCAAGTTTCGAAAGGTTGCTAATGTCGTAGCAAGTGCCAAGATTATCTGTAGGTTCATGTACAATCATAATAGGCTACATGatgagatgaagaagaagattgGTGGGGAACTGATAAGACCCAATGCTACTCGCTTTGGAACTGTATTTATGTTCCTCCAGAGTTTCCTTGATaagaaagaaaatcttagaGCTTGGATGGTTTCACAAGATTGGAAGGAGAGTGATTGGAAGGATGATGAGTACTATGAGTACACCGAAGCGTGTCTGACAAGTTCTACATGGTGGTCAGCACTGAAGTGGGTAGTAGATGCATTGAAACCACTTTACTTGGTGCTGCGATATGCAGATACACAGAAGTCTTGTACACTTTCTGGGTTCAAACCGAGAATGATGGCAGCCATTCAAGCTATGGAAGTTCAACTTGGCATAGGCTCAAGGCAATTTGTTCGGTTTATGAGTAAGGTGACAAGGAGGGTTAACAATATGGAAAAAAACACAATAATGGTTGCATGTATTGCTACTACTACTCAATTTCATTAA
- the LOC110435370 gene encoding uncharacterized protein LOC110435370, whose product MESSLLRRGVGSNSSSITQMRACASVGLGGATDGHPRAAAPLPPPPAGPAVAAASQDHNDGDINKVWMHGSKLAGQGFKCGYCGTTNKGGGATRFRDHLGCIVGEVKSCPSVPRVVRDAMRELRKTSMGNKREKRERMLRLERDLMQGLQGQEVVNLASD is encoded by the exons ATGGAGAGTAGCCTTCTACGGCGCGGGGTGGGTAGCAATAGCAGCAGCATCACCCAGATGAGGGCCTGTGCAAGCGTTGGCCTTGGTGGTGCTACAGATGGCCATCCAAGGGCTGCAGCaccgctgccgccgccacctGCAGGACCAGCAGTAGCAGCAGCTTCTCAAG ACCATAATGATGGAGACATTAACAAGGTGTGGATGCATGGCTCAAAGCTTGCTGGTCAGGGTTTCAAATGTGGGTACTGTGGGACTACAAACAAAGGTGGAGGCGCAACAAGGTTTAGGGACCATCTTGGTTGTATAGTTGGTGAAGTGAAGTCATGCCCCAGTGTGCCTAGAGTTGTGCGGGACGCGATGAGGGAGTTACGGAAGACATCAATGGGCAATAAAAGAGAGAAAAGGGAACGTATGCTCAGGTTGGAGAGAGATCTCATGCAAGGGCTGCAAGGACAGGAAGTGGTTAACCTTGCAAGTGATTGA